AATAATTTCAGAAATGATGAAGCCAAATGGTTAATTTACAGAATATTGAAGAATTAACAACTTGAAGATATTGATAATTTAATGTATAATAGATATGTTATGCTATTATTAGGATTGGAGTGATCCTGTATGTTTTTGCACATTGGTGCAGATAAGGAAATATTAGTGAAGAATATTGTAAGTATCCTCAGTATGACCTATGCAGCTCAATCCGAAATAACAAAAGAATTCATAAAGATGGCGGAAGACGATGGCTTTGTAAAAAGAATTAGTGATGATGAAGCTAAGTCCGTAGTCGTTGTTGATGAAAATGGACAATATTATCTCTATTTTTCGCCCATTAATTCGGTGACACTACAAAATCGTTTATACGCCAATGATCAAATAAATTTGCTTAGCAATAAGCACATGATGTAGGAGGGATTTGGGATGGCAGCATCTGACTATAATGCATCACAAATTCAAATATTAGAGGGTCTTGAAGCGGTTCGTAAGAGACCGGGTATGTACATTGGTAGCACCTCTTCTAAGGGGTTACACCATCTTGTTACAGAGATCGTCGATAATGCAGTAGATGAAGCACTTATGGGCTTCTGTGATAAAATTATTGTTAATATTCATAATGACAATTCCATTTCCGTTCTCGATAATGGACGTGGTATTCCAGTTGGACTTCATCCGACAAAGGGAATTCCAGCCGTTGAAGTTGTATACACCATTCTCCATGCAGGTGGTAAATTTGGTGGAGGCGGTTATAAGGTATCTGGTGGTCTCCATGGTGTAGGTGCTTCAGTTGTTAATGCCCTATCAGAATGGACAAAAGTTCAGGTTTATCAAGATAATAAAATACATGAACTGAACTTTGAAAGGGGTAAGACCCTGCATCCGCTTAAAGTAGTGGGTACCACTGAGGTAACTGGTACTTTCGTCCACTTTAAACCCGACGATGAAATATTTGAAGAAACAGTATACAGTTTTGATATCTTAAGACAACGCTTACAAGAAACAGCTTTCTTGACTAGAGGTTTATATATTGAGTTAAATGACTTGAGAGAAGGCGAAGAAAAAAGTAAAACATTCCATTACGAAGGTGGTATTAGTGAGTTTGTTACATACCAGAACAAAAACAAAACACCACTTTACGGAGATGTTTTTTATGCTGAAGGCGACAAAGATGATGTACATGTAGAAATTGCATTTCAACACAACGATTCCTATGTTGAAAATGTTTTTACCTACGTTAATAATATTAATACACCTGAAGGTGGTACTCATCTCAGTGGATTTAGAACTGCGTTTACGAAGACATTAAATGATTATGCACGTAAAAATAAAATTCTAAAAGAAAATGATAAAAACCTTGCAGGTGAGGATTTAAGAGAAGGTATCACTGCCATTATTAGTATAAAAATTGGTGATCCTCAGTTCGAAGGACAAACAAAGCAAAAACTAGGTAGTAGTGAAGCAAGAAGTGCTGTTGATAACATTTTATCTGAAAGCTTGACTTTCTTCTTAGAGCAAAATCCAAGAGTTGCTAAAATAATTCTTGAAAAGGCAGTTATGGCTTCTAGAGCTCGCGAAGCGGCAAGAAAAGCTAGAGACTTAACAAGAAGAAAAAGTGTACTTGAAAGCACTAGCTTACCTGGTAAGCTTGCCGACTGTTCCGATAAGGATCCAAGTAATTGCGAAATATATATTGTCGAAGGGGATTCTGCGGGTGGTAGTGCTAAATCCGCAAGATCACGACAAACTCAAGCTATTCTACCTCTAAGAGGTAAAATCCTTAATGTAGAAAAAGCTCGATTAGATAAAATTTTAGGTAATAATGAGATTAAAGCTATGATTACTGCATTTGGTGCTGGTATATCTGATGATTTTGCTATTGAAAAATTAAGATACCACAAAATTGTTATTATGACCGATGCCGATGTGGATGGTGCTCATATTCGTACATTGCTACTCACTTTCTTTTATCGCTATATGCCACAGTTGATTGAAGGTGGTTATGTATACATTGCACAACCTCCACTATACAAGGTTGAGAGAAACAAAAAGTCTTATTATGTCTATTCAGACCGTCAATTAGAAAAGTTATTAAATGAATTAGGTCGTGATAAAAATAATAAATTACAACGATACAAAGGTCTTGGTGAAATGGATGCAAACCAATTATGGGAAACAACCATGGACCCAGAGAAAAGAACTTTATTAAGAGTTGATATGGAAGATGCAGCTGCTTGTGATGAAGTATTCACAACACTTATGGGTGATAAGGTTGAACCAAGACGTGAATTTATACAATCTTATGCAAAGTATGTTAAAAACTTAGATATATAATACCTCCAATGGCTATTTAAAAGTGTTGTAAGATACAATCATGTAAATAGGAGATGAAAGGAGTAGCATCTCATGGAAGAAAGTCAATTTGATATGATCAAACCGGTCAATCTTGAAGAAGAAATGCGAAAATCGTATATAGATTACGCTATGAGTGTTATAGCATCCAGAGCCTTACCAGATGTTAGAGATGGTCTTAAGCCTGTTCAAAGACGTATACTCTATTCAATGAGCGAGCTTAATTTGACACCAGATAAACCATACCGTAAATCAGCTCGTATCGTCGGGGATACAATGGGTAAATATCACCCACATGGTGATAGTTCCATCTACGATGCAATGGTACGTTTAGCACAAGATTTCTCCACTCGTTATGAATTAGTTGATGGACATGGTAACTTTGGATCCGTTGATGGGGATTCAGCCGCAGCCATGCGTTATACAGAAGCGAGAATGAGTAAATTAGCACTGGAAATGTTAAGAGATATTGAAAAAGAAACAGTGGACTATCGTCCAAACTTTGATGAATCGCTTAATGAACCAATTGTTTTACCAGCTAGATACCCTAACTTATTATGTAATGGTGTTACAGGTATTGCCGTAGGTATGGCTACAAGTATCCCACCACATAATTTACGAGAAGTAATCGATGGTGTTGTTCAAATTATTAATGACCGAATTGATAATAAAGAGACAACTATTGACGATATACTTAAAATTATTAAAGGACCTGATTTTCCAACTGGAGCTACAATTTATGGTACAAGAGGCATTGATGAAGCTTATAGAACAGGTAAAGGTCGTGTCAAAGTAAGGGCAAATGCTGAAATTGAGCCAATGGCAAATAATAAACAGCGCATCGTTGTCGATGAAATTCCATACATGGTTAACAAATCTCGTTTAATCGAGAAAATTGCTGATCTTGTAAAAGATAAAAAAATTGAGGGTATTACCGATTTAAGAGATGAATCTGACAGAAATGGGATGCGCATTGTTATTGAATTAAAAAGAGATGTTAATGCCCAAGTTATTTTAAATCAGTTATATAAAAATACTCAATTACAAGATACATTTAGTATCAATATGTTAGCACTTGTCAATAATGAACCTAGAGTACTTAATCTTCAGCAGGTACTTGAACATTACTTAGAGCATCAAAAAGATGTTATTACAAGAAGAACCAAATTCGAACTTAACAAAGCTGAAGCTAGAGCTCATATTTTAGAAGGTTTATTAAAAGCACTTGATCATATTGATGAGATTATTAAGATTATTAGAGGATCTGAAAACACAGCA
This is a stretch of genomic DNA from Vallitalea okinawensis. It encodes these proteins:
- the remB gene encoding extracellular matrix regulator RemB, producing MFLHIGADKEILVKNIVSILSMTYAAQSEITKEFIKMAEDDGFVKRISDDEAKSVVVVDENGQYYLYFSPINSVTLQNRLYANDQINLLSNKHMM
- the gyrB gene encoding DNA topoisomerase (ATP-hydrolyzing) subunit B; protein product: MAASDYNASQIQILEGLEAVRKRPGMYIGSTSSKGLHHLVTEIVDNAVDEALMGFCDKIIVNIHNDNSISVLDNGRGIPVGLHPTKGIPAVEVVYTILHAGGKFGGGGYKVSGGLHGVGASVVNALSEWTKVQVYQDNKIHELNFERGKTLHPLKVVGTTEVTGTFVHFKPDDEIFEETVYSFDILRQRLQETAFLTRGLYIELNDLREGEEKSKTFHYEGGISEFVTYQNKNKTPLYGDVFYAEGDKDDVHVEIAFQHNDSYVENVFTYVNNINTPEGGTHLSGFRTAFTKTLNDYARKNKILKENDKNLAGEDLREGITAIISIKIGDPQFEGQTKQKLGSSEARSAVDNILSESLTFFLEQNPRVAKIILEKAVMASRAREAARKARDLTRRKSVLESTSLPGKLADCSDKDPSNCEIYIVEGDSAGGSAKSARSRQTQAILPLRGKILNVEKARLDKILGNNEIKAMITAFGAGISDDFAIEKLRYHKIVIMTDADVDGAHIRTLLLTFFYRYMPQLIEGGYVYIAQPPLYKVERNKKSYYVYSDRQLEKLLNELGRDKNNKLQRYKGLGEMDANQLWETTMDPEKRTLLRVDMEDAAACDEVFTTLMGDKVEPRREFIQSYAKYVKNLDI